Genomic window (Alligator mississippiensis isolate rAllMis1 chromosome 4, rAllMis1, whole genome shotgun sequence):
ggcagctggtaaatctagaCATGGGtatacaataagaaaaagtttgggaacctctggtttaAAGCTTATTAGCTGTTTTCTTTCTATGTGTCCATGATGAGGAAGGCCCATGACGAAATTTACGTAAAAGAAAGCACTAACTCTCTGTCTTATTTTGCAGTTCCTGGCACAGCATGGGAATGGAGTGGGTAAAGCCACATATGAGGCTCACATCCCCATTTACTATTACCAGCCAACCTATGCTGACTGCCAGTAAGAGTCACTGCTTAAAAGAGGGTGGGCCTTTGtgggccctgccagcccatcACTAAGCCCCTTCCCTTGTTGTGCCATTCCACAGAGTGCTGAGAGAGCAGTGGATACGGTCCAAATATGAATGGAAGGACTTCACTGAGCCAGGGAGATATGTACTGTATTCTGATGGTAAGAGCACAGCATGGATTTATACTTGCACAGTGCATTGGCCCTGCCCCAAGAGGGTGCCAACAGAGGCTGTCATGAGTAAGCTGATAGCACTAACCTCCCAGGTGGCCCTGTCAGTGCTGCTATGAGGGAGCTTGCAGTACTTACAGAAGAGATTACTAAGGGTGGATTTGACAGCAGGTTTTAActagggtggttccaaagaggatggagttagactattCTCAatggaggcagatgacagaacaaggagcaagtatctcaagtagcagcaagggaagtttagattggatattaggaaaaactctctcactaggagggtggtgaagcactggattGGTTACCTAGAGAcctggtggaatctccatccttggagtttttaaggcctgggtcgacaaagccctggctaggatgatctagttggggctggtcctgctttcagcagggggttggactagatgacctcctgaagtcccttccaaccctaattttctatgattctactggGAATGTGACTGGTATGGGGCATTATTTCATAGAAGCACAAAGTGCTGGCATCTTATATAGGCATTACCACAAGAAGCTCATCACACTGGTGTTCCAGTGTGTACTGTTGAGCATGGTCTCATGGCTTTTTAAGTGCTGAGATTGTCCAGGCTGCACAGTGAGGAAGCGTTGTCCTTCtaccctccactccccacccccaaaaccacAGCAAGCCGCCTTCAAAATTACACTGTCAGCACTGCAACGCACAAATCCTTTGCTTGAGGGCTTGTGAAACTGAGTGGTAAGAATTGTGGCCTGGTGCCAGTGTCTGCAGATAGCAGGGATGGTAAGCTGAGGCAGAGGAAAGGAGCTTTCTCAGTCCTCAtccccagcaggcaggcaggttggtggggagcagcatggagAAATGGAGAATGGTTGAGTGAACATCTTCCCCCTGTGACTGCCAGGGAGCTGGGAACCTTGCTGAGAGAATATATCATGCCTGGATCTATATTCCAGTACATTCCCCTTTCCTCCTCACCCTCATCCTTCCTCTCTCCTAATCACAAGAGACAGCCACACAGGGCTTCAGTGCCTCTGACAGAGCTCTCAGTTGCAGAGGGGGCAGAGATACCCTGCATGGTGCTCCATCCTGGGGGTCTGGAAACgctggcaggctgcatctctTTGAGGCCTACTTTGCCCAGTGGATACACTTTCAAACTGGTCTCTCTATTCTTAGGGTTGAAAGAAGGGATCTTGTGGAAACGGGGCCGGGATAATGGGCAGTTTCTACCCCGCAAGTTCATCTTGTCTGAGAAAGATGGGTGTCTCAAGTATTTCATCAAACAGGATGTGAGTATGGCCTGTTTGAACGGCTGAccctgctcctttccctgcccctcaGTACATAGCACTTGCTGGTGTCATGGTCCTGTTCTCCACACACTGTGTCCTGAAGCCTCCTTTCTCACTGCAGTCTCAGTGCGTCCTTACTTTAGGTGTCAGGTTCATATTTCCATTCCATCCCTTTCAATGCTGGCTCATATTTCCACATCCCAGGTGGAattcttctctcctttcttttccatCTATGTCTCTTCATACCCTATCAGAccagttttatttcctttttttcaggcAAAGGAGCCCAAAATAAATATTAAGATTGATGTGATCAATGCCACATTCCAGCCAGCGAAGGTTGGGAATCCCAATGGCCTCCAGATCACCTACCTCAAGGACAACAAGACCCGTAATATATTTGTCTACCATGAAAATGGAAAGGTACAAGGGCCCATTCTAGCATTAGGCAGCACTCCCAGGTGCTGTATGGAATGGAGTGTGAAAAGCTAGCAAAGTCAGTGTATTAAATGTTGTAAAGACCTGTGAGTGGGGAGAGTTGTTGTAGGGAATGGGATGGGATTTCTGGGTGTGGAAGAAGTTGCTGTAGGTATAGAGTGGAAGGGGAGTCACGGTAAGGAATGGTGCTTCCTGTGGGTGGAGAAGTTGCATTAAGGGGCAGGCTGGGAATACCAGCTGTTGATTGTGTTGTGGGAATTTGTGAGCCACTGTAGGGATCAGGAGAAACTTCTGAAGGGAGCCGGGAGGACTATTATAAGAACATAGGCCCTGGGAGAAGCTCAAAGATATTCCTACAGAGCTGTCTGTAAAGAGGGGTTTGGTTGTACTGAAGCTTTCTCTCCTCTGCTCTCATGTTCCTCAGGAAATAGTGGACTGGTTCAATGCCATTCGCTCAGTGCAGTTTCATTATCTGAAGGTGGCTTTTCCCATGGCCAGTGATAATGAGGTAAGAAACAACTTGAGAATAGTAACCGGCCTTCCTGCTGGTATTGAGAACCACCTGTTCTATAGCAGACTTCTCCAAGTAAAGAGACAGAAGTTACGATATGTGCTGACTGTGCCTACACATCCTAATGGTGACGTGGCTAGAAAGGTCTGAGATAAGCAGAGAAAAACTGTCTTCCAGCCTTTTCcacagctccagagctgggcCTGTCCTTTAAGGGCAGGGCAAGTGACCTTAGCAGGTGGAACATCAAATGGGTTTTAGTTCAGCAGCTGCGAGAGGGACAAgaggcagggtggagaggagaaAGAGAGCAAAGCAGTCAGAAGGTTAGAGACAGgctgagagggaaggagggaatgaCAAGTGCTGGCTACATGAAAGGAATGCAGGGATATGCCATTCTTTTATGCAGATCAAAAGCCGACTAACGCGGAATTTCCTGAAGGAGGGATACATGGAGAAGACTGGTCCCAAGGTAAGGTGATGCAGCTCCAGGAGTCTGTTTGAAGGGCAGACATCAGAGAGATACCAGGGCTCCTCATCTGGCCTTTTTCATTTCAGTGCTCTCCTGTTTATCTCTATTTTCCCAGACTTCTCAAAACCCCATGGCAAGGCCTCTCCATACACCAGCCAAGGTAGAGCTGGGGACTCATCAGGGAGCCAGGATGTGTGGAGTGAGGAGATTTGGAATTAAATGAACATGGCAATTGAATTTCTTCTTCACTTCAGAAGAGCAGGGCTCTCTAGATGATCTAGAGTGCCTATGTGGCAGGACATATCCCTAGATGAACTCATAGATAGAATTTCCTTGACTTCTGATTTTGGGGGCCTTTCAAGGGAAACATTCAGGGAGAAACTCAGGATTGAAAGAAATTATAGATACTGAATCTCCCTGTCAACTCATCAGACGCTGGAAGGTTTCTCCAGGACTGACAGTATAAGCCCATTTTGGTAGGCTTGCAtgtctaggtcaggggtgtcaaagacatggcttgctgcccctggtgctggcTCTGAGCTGACCCAcatgctgcttgcccagccctATTTGCCAGGCTTAGGATGCAGCCTCCAGGATCTGCACTACATGTGGCACCTGTTCCAGGACCTGTGCTATACCAGCTAATCCAGGTTCTGGGCTGCAcacactgcctctcctcccctgcccctgcctggtctGGAACTGTACCATGGGTGGTGTGGATCCTGGAATAGCCAGAGCAGGTACCACATGCAGTACAGATCCCAGACCAGCTGAAGCAGATTAGTGCAGCAGAGTCCTGGGCTTGGTTGGGGGTAATGTGcatgccccatgtgctggatctggcatgggggggtagggagggagtaGGGGAATTTTTGGGCCCATTCTGGCCTGTGGCCCGGCCTGGTACTGCTTATCTggcctacccctggtctatatttctccttgttgcagttcaacaaggagaaatgcaaagtgctgcacctagggaggaaaaatgtccagcacacctacagcctagggaatgacctgctgggtggcacagaggtggaaagggatcttggagtcctagtggactccaagatgaacatgagccggcagtgtgacgaagccatcagaaaagccaatggcactttatcgtgcatcagcagatgcatgacgaataggtccagggaggtgatacttcccctctatagggcgctggtcagaccgcagttggagtactgcatgcaattctgggcaccacacttcaagaaggatgcggataacctggagagggtacagagaagggcaactcgtatggtcaagggcctgcagaccaagccctacgaggagagactagagaaactggaccttttcagcctccgcaagagaaggttgagaggcgaccttgtggctgcctttaagttcatcacgggggcacagaagggaattggtgtatttattcaccaaggcgcccccgggggttacaagaaacaatggccacaagccagtagagagcagatttagattggacattaggaagaacttcttcacagttcgagtggccaaggtctggaacgggctcccaagggaggtggtgctctcccctaccctgggggtcttcaagaggaggttagatgagtatctagctggggtcatctagacccagcactctttcctgcttatgcagggggtcggactcgatgatctattgaggtcccttccgaccctaacatctatgaatctatgaatatgaagcCTAAAATTAATTTGGGGTATTCATTCCACACTTTCTCCAGCAGAGGGCACTTGCCTTCTATAAATATCCCCCCACCTCTTTACCTCCACAGCAGAAAGAAGCCTTTAAGAAGCGCTGGTTCACACTGGATCACCGAAGACTCATGTACTTCAAGGATCCATTGGTGAGTTATAAAAAGGACTAACTTCACCTCCACAGATGGTGCTGTAGCCTGGGGCAAGGAACAGCTGGAGTGTCCATTTCCCAGCTTTGCTCTGGAGGGAGGTAGATCCATCATCTGAACCCCACCCCACTTCCAAAGCATTGACTTCCATATCTACTTCTGTTGGCCTCTGGTTGCAGAGATCACTTTTAGTAGCTTCCTCTGAGCTTAATCTCCAAGGTGTTCTGAGCTACCAGGTCCCTTTCTCCCCTTCACTGACACTCCCTACACCTTGTCCACCTGCCTGCTATGATCATGCAAGTCATAGTCCCTATCTACTAAAGCCTAGAACCATAGCAAACTCTCCTAGCCCAGGTGTTGCTGGGATTACATCTGCTTCAGTGCTGCAAGTGCCTCCAAATGACAGATctttctttccctgctgctgtgtaggATGCATTTGCTAAAGGTGAGGTGTttgtgggcagtggggaaaaTGGCTATAGCGTCAAGCCAGGGTTGCCAGCAGGTATGCAGGGCAGCTTCTCTTGGCCACATGGCCTCACCATCGTCACCCCTGATCGGGACTACCTATTCACCTGTGAGACAGAGAGTGAGCAGCAGGAATGGATTGCGGCCTTCAGGCGGGTCATTGAATTTCCCATGACACCCCAGGAATATGCAAGTAAGTGCCAGGCTGGtgttctcttcccccttctcctgcacGCGCCTGTCAGACTCTTCACAGAGAAAACTAGATCCTGTTCATCTCTCTCTTTTGATACACCCTCTATTTCCCTTTCCTACAGTTGAAGCCTACTTCAAGGTCAGATCCTAGGAACTTTCATGAGCACCTGACTGTGACTCTCCTCTGCCTGATCTCTTGGGGAAGAGGAcaggggaaagagagaagaggAGCTCTGCACATGAGAAGATAGATGCTTCCGATACCTCACAGTTTAGAGAAGTTTTGCTTAAATAGATGAACCAAtttccctctgcagtgggggtCAAATTAGGCTGCATTCTTTTAAATGGACAACTGTGTGGGATGGAGCATTCAAAACAGCCAGACACTGAGACCTATTGTTCCTAGGGAATATTGTGACCCAGTTGGACACTGTATGGTGTCAGCCAGTCAGGTTGAAGTTTTGCTCACTAGCAGTGGTGAACATGGCTGTTGTTATA
Coding sequences:
- the LOC106736775 gene encoding arf-GAP with dual PH domain-containing protein 1 is translated as MAGGEDRSVKALKDVWKRPENTLCADCGKPDPDWASYTLGVFICLSCSGIHRNIPSISKVKSLRMDHWEVAQVQFLAQHGNGVGKATYEAHIPIYYYQPTYADCQVLREQWIRSKYEWKDFTEPGRYVLYSDGLKEGILWKRGRDNGQFLPRKFILSEKDGCLKYFIKQDAKEPKINIKIDVINATFQPAKVGNPNGLQITYLKDNKTRNIFVYHENGKEIVDWFNAIRSVQFHYLKVAFPMASDNEIKSRLTRNFLKEGYMEKTGPKQKEAFKKRWFTLDHRRLMYFKDPLDAFAKGEVFVGSGENGYSVKPGLPAGMQGSFSWPHGLTIVTPDRDYLFTCETESEQQEWIAAFRRVIEFPMTPQEYAIEAYFKVRS